The following are encoded in a window of Corynebacterium argentoratense DSM 44202 genomic DNA:
- a CDS encoding S9 family peptidase, with translation MNHNASKAAPVAKKVAHVRRAHDYEFVDNYEWMRDKDSVDTQAYLEAENAYTEFKTAHLATLQDNLFTELKSRVQETDMSVPVRVEEFWYYDRIDEGQSYGRSCRVRADLDPRWQDQWNPPEVSADAPIDGEEVLLDREELAKEHEFFSLGGASVAKGGRYMAYATDTSGDERYDLRIKDLNTGELLPDAIDGMTGNFDWLGDNYLFYTRCDESWRPYQVWRHVLGTPASEDQLVYEEPDERFWIGVGASRSEKFMFIVAGSKLTSETRVLDFADPTGTFSVVKPREEGVEYDVSEVYIGDTWWWMVTHNAHGPNSELGLAPIFDADGSFAQVDLEQLTVLVEHRPDVRLQGVDTFKKQAILGYRESGVGKVALLKLPERVEDIGSFTPIEFDEELYSAGFAQNPEWDSPVLRMVYGSFTTPACVMNFDVATGQRTVLKQQEVLGGYNPADYLAERVWVSARDGAQIPVSLVRRADLDVSVAQPTMLYGYGSYEACVDPSFSCARLSMLDRGMIIAYAHVRGGGEMGRLWYDDGKIMKKRNTFTDFIDVADALLERGVTTREQLVADGGSAGGLLMGAVANMGGDRFKAISANVPFVDPLTSMLMPELPLTVAEWEEWGDPLHSKEVYDYMATYAPYENIEAKPYPNILATTSLNDTRVLYVEPAKWIAKLRDLATAGEFLLKTEMAAGHGGVSGRYESWRQDCFERAWIINQATGLEV, from the coding sequence GTGAATCACAATGCCTCTAAAGCTGCCCCAGTTGCTAAAAAAGTAGCCCACGTTCGGCGCGCCCACGACTACGAGTTTGTCGACAATTACGAGTGGATGCGTGACAAAGACAGCGTTGATACGCAGGCATACTTAGAGGCGGAAAACGCCTACACGGAATTCAAAACAGCGCATCTTGCAACCCTGCAAGACAACCTGTTTACAGAATTGAAATCTCGGGTGCAGGAAACAGACATGTCTGTGCCGGTTCGGGTCGAAGAATTCTGGTACTACGACCGGATTGACGAAGGCCAGTCCTATGGCCGTTCCTGCCGCGTGCGCGCAGACCTTGACCCCCGATGGCAGGACCAGTGGAATCCCCCGGAGGTGAGCGCAGATGCACCCATCGATGGCGAAGAGGTGCTGCTGGACCGCGAAGAATTAGCCAAAGAGCACGAGTTCTTCTCCCTCGGCGGGGCATCCGTGGCCAAGGGCGGACGCTACATGGCTTATGCCACCGACACCAGCGGCGACGAACGCTACGACTTGCGGATTAAAGACCTGAACACCGGGGAGCTGTTGCCTGATGCGATTGACGGCATGACGGGTAATTTCGACTGGTTGGGTGACAACTATCTGTTCTACACCCGCTGTGATGAATCGTGGCGCCCCTACCAAGTGTGGCGCCACGTTCTCGGAACGCCGGCGAGCGAAGACCAGCTGGTGTACGAGGAGCCCGACGAGCGTTTCTGGATAGGTGTCGGGGCCTCGCGAAGTGAAAAGTTCATGTTCATCGTCGCCGGGTCCAAGCTGACCAGTGAAACCCGCGTGCTGGATTTCGCAGACCCAACCGGAACGTTTAGCGTGGTCAAGCCGCGCGAAGAGGGCGTCGAATACGACGTCAGCGAAGTGTACATCGGCGACACTTGGTGGTGGATGGTCACCCACAATGCGCATGGCCCCAACAGTGAACTTGGGCTGGCACCCATCTTTGATGCCGATGGCTCCTTTGCACAGGTCGACCTCGAGCAGCTCACAGTGCTGGTTGAACACCGCCCCGATGTGCGCCTGCAGGGGGTAGACACATTCAAAAAGCAAGCTATCTTGGGCTACCGCGAATCCGGCGTTGGCAAAGTCGCCCTCTTGAAGCTGCCCGAGCGGGTGGAAGACATCGGCAGCTTTACCCCGATCGAGTTCGATGAGGAACTCTATTCGGCTGGCTTCGCCCAAAACCCCGAGTGGGACAGCCCCGTGCTGCGCATGGTGTACGGCTCCTTCACTACGCCCGCATGCGTGATGAATTTTGACGTCGCGACCGGACAGCGCACCGTGCTCAAGCAACAGGAAGTGCTGGGCGGATACAATCCGGCTGACTACCTGGCCGAACGCGTGTGGGTGAGTGCTCGCGACGGTGCCCAGATTCCGGTGTCCTTGGTGCGGCGTGCAGACCTGGATGTCTCGGTTGCCCAGCCAACGATGCTGTACGGATACGGTTCCTACGAGGCTTGCGTGGATCCCAGTTTTTCCTGTGCACGTTTGTCGATGTTGGACCGCGGGATGATCATCGCTTATGCCCACGTGCGTGGCGGCGGCGAGATGGGGCGCCTGTGGTACGACGACGGCAAGATCATGAAAAAGCGCAACACCTTTACGGACTTCATTGACGTCGCTGATGCGTTGTTGGAACGCGGCGTCACCACCCGTGAACAATTGGTGGCAGATGGTGGTTCTGCAGGTGGACTGCTGATGGGTGCCGTGGCGAACATGGGCGGCGATCGATTCAAGGCGATCTCTGCGAATGTGCCCTTCGTCGATCCTTTGACCTCGATGCTCATGCCCGAGCTGCCGCTGACGGTTGCGGAGTGGGAGGAATGGGGCGACCCGCTGCACAGCAAGGAGGTCTACGACTACATGGCCACCTACGCGCCCTATGAAAACATTGAGGCCAAGCCGTACCCCAATATTTTGGCGACCACATCCCTGAACGACACGCGCGTGTTGTACGTGGAGCCGGCCAAATGGATCGCGAAGCTTCGTGACCTCGCCACGGCGGGCGAATTTTTGTTGAAGACGGAGATGGCAGCAGGCCACGGTGGGGTGTCGGGGCGTTACGAATCGTGGCGTCAGGATTGTTTCGAGCGGGCGTGGATTATCAACCAGGCCACTGGATTGGAGGTGTAG
- the purM gene encoding phosphoribosylformylglycinamidine cyclo-ligase yields MSENQLNADQSVSYAAAGVDIEAGDRAVELFAPHAKRATRPEVRGGLGGFAGLFALGKYNKPLLAAGSDGVGTKLAVAQAMDVHNTIGIDLVAMCVDDLVVCGAEPLFLQDYIAIGKVVPEHVAEIVEGIAEGCVRAGCALLGGETAEHPGVMEAGHYDVSATAVGVVEEDEVLGPQRVRAGDAIIAMASSGLHSNGYSLARHVLLEKAGLPLDGYMDELGRTLGEELLEPTRIYAKDCLALAAECDVRTFCHVTGGGLVGNMVRIIPEGLVATMHRNTWEPQQIFRTIARYGKVPQEEMEKTFNMGVGMVAIVAPEDRDRALAMLTARHMDAWELGTVREAAEGEARAELI; encoded by the coding sequence GTGTCTGAAAACCAACTCAACGCTGACCAGTCCGTGTCTTACGCTGCAGCCGGTGTCGATATCGAAGCCGGCGACCGCGCGGTAGAGCTGTTTGCACCCCACGCCAAGCGTGCGACCCGACCTGAGGTTCGGGGTGGACTCGGCGGTTTCGCAGGACTGTTCGCCCTCGGCAAGTACAACAAGCCCCTCCTCGCAGCAGGTAGTGACGGCGTGGGCACCAAGCTTGCAGTCGCGCAGGCCATGGATGTGCACAACACCATCGGCATCGACCTGGTCGCCATGTGCGTAGACGACCTAGTCGTATGCGGCGCTGAGCCCTTGTTCCTTCAGGACTACATTGCTATCGGCAAGGTCGTGCCCGAGCACGTTGCGGAAATCGTCGAAGGCATTGCAGAAGGCTGTGTTCGAGCCGGCTGTGCACTGCTCGGTGGCGAAACCGCAGAGCACCCCGGCGTGATGGAAGCCGGACACTACGACGTCTCCGCCACTGCAGTCGGCGTCGTTGAGGAAGACGAAGTCCTCGGCCCGCAGCGCGTGCGCGCAGGGGATGCCATCATCGCGATGGCGAGCTCCGGCCTGCACTCCAACGGCTACTCCCTGGCCCGCCACGTCCTGCTGGAAAAGGCCGGACTGCCACTCGATGGATACATGGACGAGCTCGGCCGCACCCTGGGCGAAGAACTCCTTGAGCCCACCCGCATCTACGCCAAGGATTGCCTGGCGCTCGCCGCCGAATGCGATGTGCGAACCTTCTGCCACGTCACCGGTGGGGGATTGGTCGGCAACATGGTCCGCATCATCCCCGAAGGTCTCGTGGCGACCATGCACCGCAACACCTGGGAACCACAGCAGATCTTCCGCACCATCGCCCGTTATGGCAAGGTGCCGCAGGAAGAGATGGAAAAAACCTTCAACATGGGCGTCGGCATGGTCGCCATTGTCGCACCCGAGGACCGCGACCGCGCGCTAGCTATGCTTACCGCACGCCACATGGATGCCTGGGAGCTAGGAACCGTGCGTGAAGCTGCCGAAGGCGAAGCCCGCGCAGAACTGATCTAA
- the purQ gene encoding phosphoribosylformylglycinamidine synthase subunit PurQ, producing the protein MSATIGVITFPGTLDDVDAARASRIAGAKVVDLWHADPDLKGVDAVVVPGGFSYGDYLRSGAISALAPVMRSVVDAANKGMPVLGICNGFQILTEAGLLPGALTRNEGLHFHCVDTYLEVENNSTAWTSTLDKGQKILIPAKHGEGRFQASEETVRQLEDEGRVVFRYTDNFNGSVNAIAGVCSANGRVVGLMPHPEHACELLTGPSLDGLELFVSVVKELEK; encoded by the coding sequence GTGAGCGCAACGATTGGTGTGATCACTTTCCCCGGCACGCTGGATGATGTTGACGCCGCGCGTGCGTCGCGCATCGCGGGGGCGAAGGTTGTGGACTTGTGGCATGCGGACCCTGATCTCAAGGGTGTGGACGCTGTAGTGGTGCCCGGCGGGTTTTCTTATGGTGATTACCTGCGTTCGGGTGCTATTTCTGCGTTGGCTCCGGTGATGCGTTCGGTGGTGGATGCCGCGAACAAGGGCATGCCGGTGTTGGGCATTTGCAATGGTTTCCAGATTTTGACGGAGGCTGGTTTGCTGCCCGGTGCGCTGACCCGCAATGAGGGGCTGCATTTCCACTGTGTGGATACCTACCTGGAGGTTGAGAACAACTCCACGGCATGGACGTCCACTTTGGATAAGGGCCAAAAGATTTTGATCCCGGCGAAGCATGGTGAGGGGCGTTTCCAGGCGTCTGAGGAGACTGTGCGCCAGCTTGAGGACGAAGGCCGGGTGGTGTTCCGCTACACGGATAATTTCAATGGTTCTGTTAACGCGATCGCTGGTGTGTGTTCTGCCAACGGTCGCGTTGTTGGTTTGATGCCGCACCCCGAGCATGCGTGTGAGCTGCTCACTGGCCCCTCGCTGGATGGCTTGGAGCTGTTTGTCTCTGTCGTGAAGGAGCTTGAAAAGTGA
- a CDS encoding phosphoribosylaminoimidazolesuccinocarboxamide synthase, whose protein sequence is MSNLRPQLSDYTHVSAGKVRDIYRIDDDHVLLVVSDRISAYDYILSTPIPDKGRILTAMSFFFFEEIAARTGYATHVAGGPDDPRIPQEVLGRAMVCKSLEMLPFECVARGYLTGSGMKEYSATGAVCGVVLPDGLVEASKLPQPIFTPATKAEVGDHDENVTFDRVVQDLGRERAEQLRDATLEIYSTAADVAAERGVILADTKFEFGLDGDRLVLGDEVLTPDSSRYWPAEGYAPGKVQPSFDKQYVRDWLTSEESGWDKQSEPPALPEDVVAATRARYIEAYELISGKSFGEWIAP, encoded by the coding sequence ATGAGCAATCTTCGCCCGCAGTTGTCCGATTACACTCATGTCAGCGCGGGCAAGGTCCGCGATATTTACCGGATCGACGACGATCACGTGTTGCTGGTCGTCAGCGACCGGATCTCCGCCTACGACTACATCCTGTCCACCCCGATCCCAGACAAGGGGCGGATTCTGACGGCGATGAGCTTTTTCTTCTTCGAGGAGATCGCCGCACGCACCGGCTACGCCACCCACGTTGCCGGCGGCCCCGACGACCCCCGCATCCCGCAAGAAGTTCTGGGCCGGGCCATGGTGTGCAAGTCCCTTGAGATGCTTCCGTTTGAATGCGTTGCCCGCGGCTACCTCACCGGCTCCGGGATGAAAGAATACTCAGCCACCGGCGCAGTATGCGGCGTGGTATTGCCGGACGGTCTCGTGGAGGCTTCCAAGCTACCCCAGCCGATCTTCACCCCCGCCACCAAGGCAGAGGTCGGCGACCATGACGAAAATGTCACCTTCGATCGCGTGGTTCAAGACCTCGGGCGTGAGCGGGCAGAACAGCTCCGCGACGCAACGCTCGAGATCTACAGCACCGCCGCCGACGTCGCAGCTGAACGCGGCGTCATTCTTGCGGATACAAAATTCGAGTTCGGCCTCGATGGCGACAGGCTCGTGTTGGGTGACGAAGTGCTCACCCCTGATTCTTCCCGCTACTGGCCAGCCGAAGGCTACGCGCCTGGCAAGGTGCAGCCCAGCTTTGATAAGCAATATGTGCGCGACTGGCTCACCAGCGAAGAATCCGGGTGGGACAAGCAATCCGAGCCGCCAGCACTGCCTGAGGACGTCGTGGCGGCCACCCGTGCCCGCTACATCGAAGCCTACGAGCTGATTTCCGGCAAGAGCTTCGGTGAGTGGATCGCACCCTAG
- the purF gene encoding amidophosphoribosyltransferase has translation MSTVDELEAPPREECGVFGVWAPGEDVSKLTYYGLYALQHRGQEAAGLAVGDGDQIVVFKDLGLVSQVFDEQTLDALKGHVAVGHTRYATAGGACWENAQPMFRMAPDGTDIALGHNGNLVNFRELLVEAATKGLVDKRWADPEALSARGADGANEVTAPSDSDVMCALLSDGVRDGRSVIDSAMDLLPRLQGAFCLCFTDGTALYAARDPFGVRPLAIGRLERGWVVASETAALDIVGASFVREVEPGELIRIDGAGVHTQRFAETTHKGCVFEYVYLARPDSVIRGRAVNATRVDIGRLLAKEAPAEGDMVIPVPDSGTPAAVGYAQGSGIPYGQGLVKNAYVGRTFIQPSQTIRQLGIRLKLNPLREVIRDKRLVVVDDSIVRGNTQRALIRMLREAGAAEVHVRIASPPVKWPCFYGIDFASPGELLANCVDGDDYDAMVDAVCTAIGADSLGFVSVDSMVEASRQDRAQLCCACFDGVYPLGMPQGDANAELVHRMQKENNRV, from the coding sequence GTGTCGACAGTTGATGAACTTGAGGCTCCTCCACGCGAGGAATGCGGTGTCTTTGGGGTGTGGGCGCCGGGTGAAGACGTATCCAAACTGACTTACTACGGCTTGTATGCCCTCCAGCACCGTGGGCAAGAGGCAGCCGGCTTAGCTGTAGGCGACGGAGACCAGATCGTGGTGTTTAAAGACCTCGGTCTGGTCTCCCAAGTCTTTGATGAGCAAACCTTGGATGCTTTGAAGGGGCATGTGGCGGTGGGGCACACCCGTTACGCCACCGCCGGAGGTGCGTGCTGGGAAAATGCCCAGCCGATGTTCCGCATGGCGCCAGACGGCACTGATATTGCCTTGGGCCACAACGGTAACCTCGTGAATTTCCGCGAGCTGTTGGTAGAAGCCGCAACCAAGGGGCTGGTTGATAAGCGCTGGGCCGACCCGGAGGCGTTGAGCGCACGCGGGGCTGATGGCGCCAATGAGGTCACCGCGCCCAGTGACTCGGACGTGATGTGTGCACTTTTGTCCGATGGTGTGCGCGACGGCCGAAGCGTCATTGATTCTGCAATGGATCTTTTGCCGCGCCTCCAGGGTGCTTTCTGCCTGTGCTTTACCGACGGCACGGCTCTTTATGCTGCTCGTGATCCTTTCGGCGTGCGGCCCCTGGCTATCGGCCGACTGGAGCGCGGCTGGGTTGTCGCCTCGGAGACCGCGGCATTGGACATCGTTGGTGCTTCCTTCGTCCGCGAGGTAGAGCCCGGCGAGCTTATCCGCATCGACGGGGCGGGCGTGCACACGCAGCGCTTCGCAGAAACCACCCACAAGGGGTGCGTGTTCGAATATGTCTACCTCGCCCGCCCCGACTCCGTCATCCGGGGGCGCGCTGTTAACGCTACCCGCGTGGATATTGGCCGCTTGTTGGCCAAGGAGGCTCCTGCCGAAGGTGACATGGTCATCCCCGTGCCTGATTCCGGTACTCCTGCGGCCGTGGGCTACGCCCAAGGCAGCGGCATTCCTTATGGTCAAGGCTTGGTGAAAAACGCCTACGTTGGCCGCACCTTCATCCAACCCTCCCAGACCATCCGCCAGCTGGGCATCCGTCTGAAGCTCAACCCTTTGCGCGAGGTCATTCGGGACAAGCGTCTTGTTGTTGTCGACGACTCGATCGTGCGCGGCAACACCCAGCGTGCGCTGATCCGCATGCTTCGCGAAGCCGGCGCAGCGGAAGTACATGTCCGCATTGCCTCACCGCCGGTGAAGTGGCCGTGCTTCTACGGCATCGATTTCGCCTCACCTGGCGAGCTGCTGGCCAACTGCGTTGACGGCGATGACTATGACGCCATGGTGGACGCTGTATGCACCGCCATCGGCGCGGACTCCTTAGGCTTCGTCTCCGTGGATTCCATGGTGGAGGCCTCCCGCCAAGACCGCGCGCAACTGTGCTGCGCCTGTTTCGACGGGGTCTACCCGCTAGGCATGCCCCAAGGGGATGCGAACGCTGAACTTGTTCACCGAATGCAGAAAGAAAACAACCGTGTCTGA
- the purL gene encoding phosphoribosylformylglycinamidine synthase subunit PurL — MTHNSVSGGLNDTVADAVASPDLEQPYAALGLKDDEYARIKEILGRRPTDAELAMYSVMWSEHCSYKSSKTHLRYFGKTTTEEMGSKILAGIGENAGVVDVGGGHAVTFRVESHNHPSYVEPHQGAATGVGGIVRDIMAMGARPIAVMDQLRFGPADAPDTQRVLPGVVDGIGGYGNCLGLPNIGGETVFDESYAGNPLVNALCVGTLKVEDLKLAFASGLGNKVMLFGSRTGLDGIGGVSVLASDTFEDGAERKLPAVQVGDPFAEKVLIECCLDLYRAGVVVGIQDLGGAGLSCATSELAASGDGGMMVNLDAVPLRAENMTAAEILSSESQERMCAVVTPENVERFKEICAHWDVTVAEIGEVTDNDHLVITHKGEVVVDAPAHTIANEGPEYQRPYARPEWQDELQQFRGVNKPEDAAGIRQAVIDMVSSPALCSRAFITEQYDRYVRGNTVQAKDADAGVLRIDEETGAGVAVSADCSGRYTKLDPNMGARLALAEAYRNVACTGATPIAVTNCLNFGSPENPDVMWQFKEAVHGLADGCHELGIPVSGGNVSFYNQTGAEPILPTPVVGVLGVIDDVASSIGTKAAAGQQLVLLGETLDEFGGSIWQQVSDAGLNGMPPAVDLGNEQRLAALLSDSRGVVAAAHDVSEGGLNQTLVELAINAGCGVVVDLAEVADDAFTALFSESASRVVVAMDADNVGGFFAAAEQHGVPATLIGELRGDSYDVASVSIPMDELESAWKNTLPELFGHAAGANSVV; from the coding sequence GTGACCCACAATAGCGTGAGTGGTGGCTTGAATGACACCGTGGCGGATGCGGTTGCTTCGCCGGACCTGGAGCAGCCCTATGCTGCCTTGGGTTTGAAAGACGACGAGTACGCCCGTATCAAGGAAATCCTGGGTCGACGCCCCACGGATGCTGAGTTGGCGATGTATTCGGTGATGTGGTCCGAGCACTGCTCGTACAAGTCCTCGAAGACTCACTTGCGTTACTTCGGTAAGACCACGACGGAGGAGATGGGTTCGAAGATCCTCGCCGGCATTGGTGAAAATGCTGGTGTGGTGGATGTCGGCGGCGGCCATGCGGTGACTTTCCGTGTGGAGTCCCACAATCACCCCTCTTATGTGGAGCCTCATCAGGGTGCTGCGACGGGTGTGGGCGGTATTGTCCGCGACATTATGGCTATGGGCGCGCGTCCTATCGCTGTGATGGACCAGTTGCGTTTCGGGCCCGCCGATGCCCCCGATACGCAGCGTGTGCTGCCGGGTGTGGTTGACGGAATCGGTGGTTACGGTAACTGCCTGGGCTTGCCGAACATCGGCGGCGAAACCGTGTTTGATGAGTCCTACGCTGGTAATCCCCTGGTCAACGCGCTGTGCGTGGGCACCTTGAAGGTTGAAGACTTGAAGTTGGCGTTCGCTTCGGGTCTGGGCAACAAGGTGATGTTGTTCGGTTCTCGCACCGGCCTTGATGGCATCGGTGGCGTGTCCGTGCTGGCATCCGACACCTTCGAAGATGGTGCCGAGCGCAAGCTTCCTGCGGTTCAGGTCGGCGACCCCTTCGCGGAGAAGGTCTTGATCGAGTGCTGCCTGGACCTCTACCGCGCTGGTGTGGTTGTTGGTATTCAGGACTTGGGTGGCGCGGGCTTGTCGTGTGCGACCTCTGAGCTCGCGGCGTCGGGCGACGGCGGCATGATGGTCAACCTCGATGCTGTGCCTCTGCGCGCGGAGAACATGACGGCAGCGGAGATCCTGTCTTCCGAGTCCCAGGAGCGCATGTGTGCTGTTGTGACCCCGGAAAACGTGGAGCGTTTCAAGGAAATCTGTGCCCACTGGGATGTCACTGTCGCCGAGATCGGCGAGGTGACCGACAACGATCACTTGGTTATCACCCACAAGGGCGAGGTCGTGGTGGATGCTCCTGCGCACACCATTGCCAATGAGGGGCCGGAGTACCAGCGCCCCTACGCGCGGCCGGAATGGCAGGATGAGCTGCAGCAGTTCCGCGGCGTCAACAAGCCCGAGGACGCAGCCGGGATCCGCCAGGCTGTTATCGACATGGTGTCCTCGCCGGCGCTGTGCTCGCGCGCGTTCATCACGGAGCAGTATGACCGTTACGTTCGTGGCAACACCGTCCAGGCCAAGGATGCGGATGCTGGCGTGCTGCGCATTGATGAAGAAACGGGTGCGGGTGTTGCTGTGTCTGCGGACTGCTCCGGTCGCTACACCAAGCTTGATCCGAACATGGGCGCGCGCCTTGCCTTGGCGGAGGCCTACCGCAATGTTGCCTGCACTGGTGCCACGCCGATTGCGGTGACGAACTGCTTGAATTTCGGTTCGCCGGAAAACCCGGATGTCATGTGGCAGTTTAAGGAGGCCGTGCATGGTTTGGCGGATGGCTGCCACGAGTTAGGTATTCCGGTGTCCGGCGGCAACGTGTCCTTCTATAACCAGACTGGTGCGGAGCCTATTCTGCCGACCCCAGTTGTGGGTGTCCTCGGCGTGATTGATGACGTCGCGTCGTCGATCGGCACGAAGGCTGCTGCGGGTCAGCAGTTGGTGCTCTTGGGGGAGACGCTCGATGAGTTCGGTGGTTCGATCTGGCAGCAGGTTTCGGATGCTGGTCTGAACGGTATGCCCCCGGCGGTGGATTTGGGTAATGAACAGCGGCTTGCTGCTTTGTTGTCGGATTCCCGCGGTGTGGTTGCGGCTGCTCACGATGTGTCGGAGGGTGGCTTGAACCAGACGCTGGTGGAGCTGGCTATCAACGCTGGTTGCGGCGTGGTTGTGGACCTGGCTGAGGTTGCCGATGATGCTTTCACTGCATTGTTCTCTGAGTCGGCGTCCCGCGTGGTTGTTGCAATGGATGCGGACAATGTTGGTGGTTTCTTCGCCGCTGCTGAGCAGCATGGTGTGCCTGCGACACTGATTGGCGAGTTGCGTGGCGACAGCTACGACGTTGCTAGTGTGTCCATTCCGATGGATGAGCTGGAGTCTGCGTGGAAGAACACCTTGCCTGAGCTCTTTGGTCACGCTGCTGGTGCGAACTCGGTGGTGTAA
- a CDS encoding acyl-CoA thioesterase produces the protein MSTRSPEVTLRFLAAPTDIIMAGAHGVGGGRVLEWIDKAAYACAVGWSGAYCVTAYVGHIHFTRPIPSGHIVEVRSRIAMTGRSSMHIINEVLSADPREGVFTRACDCLVIFVAKDTVSGKPMQVPTFTPRNDEEQRVFEAAKSRIELRKAIEAEMEKQTYNGPSDAPRMITRFLAKPTDVNWGGKVHGGTAMEWIDEAATACTMEWSGESTVAVYAGGIRFYRPIQIGDLIEVDARMLRTDARSMQVSVHVRSGLPADGRTGLQTAIHASITYVGIDIDGNALPARQFVPRTEEDQRLSGHAAVLRELRMEYRPLPLISRKEKLIYEAEIGE, from the coding sequence ATGTCTACGCGCTCCCCCGAAGTGACTCTTCGTTTCCTCGCTGCCCCCACTGACATCATCATGGCTGGCGCCCACGGTGTCGGCGGTGGACGCGTACTCGAATGGATCGACAAAGCAGCCTATGCCTGCGCCGTCGGCTGGTCCGGGGCCTACTGTGTGACCGCTTACGTCGGCCACATTCACTTCACCCGGCCGATCCCGTCTGGGCACATCGTCGAGGTGCGCTCGCGCATCGCGATGACCGGTCGCTCATCTATGCACATTATTAACGAGGTGCTCTCGGCCGACCCGAGGGAAGGAGTGTTTACCAGAGCATGCGACTGCCTGGTGATCTTCGTCGCCAAGGACACAGTCAGCGGCAAGCCTATGCAGGTGCCCACATTCACCCCCCGCAATGATGAAGAACAGCGCGTGTTTGAGGCGGCCAAGTCCCGTATTGAGCTGCGCAAAGCCATCGAGGCCGAAATGGAGAAGCAAACCTACAACGGCCCCTCTGATGCTCCTAGAATGATCACCCGCTTTTTGGCCAAGCCCACCGACGTCAACTGGGGCGGCAAAGTCCACGGCGGCACGGCGATGGAATGGATCGATGAGGCCGCAACCGCCTGCACCATGGAATGGTCGGGGGAATCCACGGTGGCAGTTTATGCGGGTGGTATCCGCTTCTACCGCCCCATCCAGATCGGTGACTTGATCGAGGTGGACGCCCGCATGCTGCGCACCGATGCCCGATCTATGCAGGTCAGCGTGCATGTGCGCAGTGGGCTTCCCGCGGACGGCCGCACTGGGCTGCAAACCGCCATCCACGCATCGATCACCTACGTCGGTATTGATATCGACGGCAACGCACTTCCCGCGCGCCAATTCGTGCCGCGAACGGAGGAAGACCAGCGCCTTTCCGGGCACGCCGCAGTGCTGCGTGAACTGCGGATGGAATACCGCCCATTGCCATTGATCAGCAGGAAAGAAAAACTGATCTACGAAGCAGAAATTGGGGAATAG
- a CDS encoding sterol carrier family protein codes for MSAHNTPSINQQVASWARGAAETPSRSLLASAVRETVAYAASLRPGKSVELRVPPFAAAQLIDGPAHKRGTPPNVVEISPKDWILCVLGEQTINDAASASLSGTRAGEVQSVLDHMAG; via the coding sequence ATGTCCGCGCACAACACTCCTTCCATCAACCAACAGGTCGCATCTTGGGCCCGTGGCGCCGCCGAGACCCCCTCGCGTAGCCTGCTGGCCTCCGCGGTGCGTGAGACAGTGGCCTACGCGGCGTCATTGCGTCCGGGAAAGTCAGTTGAGCTGCGCGTTCCTCCTTTTGCTGCCGCTCAATTGATCGACGGCCCGGCGCACAAGCGCGGAACCCCACCCAATGTTGTTGAAATCTCGCCCAAGGATTGGATCCTGTGTGTGCTGGGCGAACAGACAATTAATGATGCCGCGTCGGCCTCACTGTCCGGCACGCGCGCGGGTGAAGTGCAGTCGGTGCTGGATCACATGGCGGGTTAG
- a CDS encoding DUF3073 domain-containing protein, producing the protein MGRGRAKAKQAKVARQLKYNIPNMDLDSLQRELAGKSEGNNSSYADDYEAPDFDQALYEEWADVIEKD; encoded by the coding sequence ATGGGTCGCGGTCGCGCGAAGGCAAAGCAGGCCAAGGTAGCACGCCAGCTTAAGTACAACATCCCTAATATGGACCTGGATTCCCTCCAGCGTGAACTCGCTGGTAAGTCTGAAGGCAACAACAGCTCTTACGCTGATGATTACGAAGCCCCAGATTTCGATCAGGCCCTGTACGAAGAATGGGCAGACGTGATCGAAAAAGACTAG
- the purS gene encoding phosphoribosylformylglycinamidine synthase subunit PurS, with the protein MARVVVNVMPKAEILDPQGQAVQRALGRIGVDGVSDVRQGKRFVIDAQRELSAAELEELASKLLANTVIEDYEIIVEGQQ; encoded by the coding sequence GTGGCCCGTGTAGTTGTCAATGTTATGCCGAAGGCAGAAATCCTCGATCCTCAGGGCCAGGCGGTCCAGCGTGCGCTGGGCCGCATTGGTGTTGATGGGGTCAGTGATGTTCGTCAGGGCAAGCGCTTTGTGATTGATGCGCAGCGGGAGCTGTCCGCCGCTGAGCTCGAGGAGCTTGCGTCGAAGTTGCTGGCGAACACTGTGATTGAGGATTACGAGATCATTGTTGAGGGGCAGCAGTGA